A region from the Manihot esculenta cultivar AM560-2 chromosome 13, M.esculenta_v8, whole genome shotgun sequence genome encodes:
- the LOC110629571 gene encoding H/ACA ribonucleoprotein complex subunit 3-like protein, with protein sequence MYLQFYINENGDKVYTTKKESPLGLATQSAHPARFSPDDKYSRQRVLLKKRFGLLPTQQPPQKY encoded by the exons ATGTATCTTCAGTTTTACATAAACGAGAATGGTGATAAGGTGTACACCACCAAG AAGGAGTCACCACTGGGACTGGCTACTCAATCTGCTCATCCAG CTCGCTTCTCTCCTGATGACAAATACTCAAGGCAAAGAGTTCTTCTAAAGAAGCGCTTTGGATTGTTGCCAACCCAGCAGCCACCTCAGAAGTACTGA
- the LOC110629555 gene encoding uncharacterized protein At1g03900, whose protein sequence is MSFEEDEESMEHTLLVVREVSVYKIPPRSTSGGYKCGEWLQSDKIWSGRLRVVSCKDRCEIRLEDPNSGELFAACFVHPGHRETSVETVLDSSRYFVLKIEDGRGKHAFIGLGFAERNEAFDFNVALSDHEKYVRREHDKEVGETSESDTHIDIHPAVNHRLKEGETIRINVKHKPSGGTGMLSAAGLSGAHSGNGKPKPLGLSPPPDGAGKIRSPLPPPPNDPAAARMTAANNGVAIKAPNENAKHSTDPLSDLSPLEMNLPSATSGSTTTSASGWAAF, encoded by the exons ATGTCATTTGAGGAGGACGAGGAATCCATGGAGCATACTCTCCTGGTGGTACGGGAGGTTTCCGTCTATAAAATTCCTCCACGGTCCACCTCCGGCGGCTATAAATGTGGGGAGTGGTTACAGTCCGACAAGATCTGGTCCGGTAGGCTTCGGGTCGTATCGTGTAAGGACCGATGTGAGATCAGGTTGGAGGATCCCAACTCCGGCGAGCTGTTCGCAGCATGTTTCGTACACCCGGGTCATCGCGAGACCTCGGTGGAGACGGTTCTAGACTCTTCTCGGTATTTCGTGCTTAAGATCGAGGACGGAAGAGGGAAGCATGCATTTATCGGGCTAGGGTTTGCAGAGAGAAATGaggcatttgatttcaatgTGGCATTATCGGATCATGAGAAATACGTGAGGAGAGAACACGATAAGGAGGTTGGGGAGACGAGCGAGAGCGATACTCACATAGATATACATCCTGCTGTTAATCACAGATTGAAG GAAGGTGAAACCATTCGGATAAATGTGAAGCATAAACCATCTGGTGGAACTGGAATGCTTTCAGCTGCAGGACTATCTGGGGCTCATTCTGGAAACGGAAAGCCTAAACCTCTTGGCCTTTCTCCTCCACCAGATGGGGCAGGAAAAATTAGGTCTCCCCTCCCACCCCCTCCAAATGATCCAGCTGCTGCACGAATGACTGCTGCTAATAATGGTGttgctatcaaagcacctaatGAAAATGCAAAACATTCTACAGATCCTTTGTCAGATCTTTCTCCACTTGAG ATGAATCTTCCTTCAGCAACATCTGGTTCGACAACGACGTCTGCATCAGGATGGGCGGCTTTCTAG